GTGAGTTGCAGGCATCGCCTCGGAATCGGCAGGACAATGCCGTAAAACCTTCGGTCGGACAGGCATTCGGCAGTTACAGGATTCAGGGGAATACGTCAACGCCGTGTCTTTATCGGGAAATGTTCTGTTGAAAAGAAAGTTCGCTGAATGAAATTCGGTAATTCTGTTGGCGAAATGAATTCTCTATATATTTCCCTACTACACAGAGAGGAAATGTCGGGAAGGACAACGGAAGGCATGTTCATGACAAGCCGATATTATTGATTTTTTTTGTTGCCGAAAACAGAGCCTGTTCCCGCAGGGGCAAGCGGGGCGTTCATGAATCCGGCAAAGAGCGGGATCGGAATGTGCAAACGGACTTTTTGGGGGGAAAAGTGAAAAAAATGATTTGTTGAAAACAGTCATCAGGTATGCATCTGTCCATGCATTTCAGGTCTCCAATGGAAGAAAGGCCCTGTGGCGGTGTTCAGGGCCTTTCGGGGGAGTCTCCGACCTGATGGTCGGATAAAGACAGTGACGAAACGTTACTTTCGGCCCAATGGAAAGGGAATAGGGGAGGAACACATATTTGCGGGAGATGACTGGGAGAATTTCCCATTTTCCCGGGGGGTGGGAAATCGTCGCGCTGTCCGGGCCGCAAAATCGTCTGCGGCCCGGGCACAACGTTGTCAGGCGTCGGAAAGAAGGCGTTTGGCAATGTCGAGGTCGTACAATCCCAGAGGGTTGCGGCCTGTGCCGCGCTCTTCGTACATGTTCGCGGCCTGAGTGATCACATCATAGGAAAGCCACTGGTGCTTTTCCCAGATGATGGGTTCGTTGGCATTCCAGAGACGGAATTCTATGGTGCCGTTGTTGTCCCGCACGTACATGCGTACATCCGGGAACTGAAGCGATGGAGTGTAGTAGTAGCCGCGAGCGTCCTTCATGCGCGGTCTCCTTTGCTGGGAATGTTGAGCCGGATGCCGCCGGCGGTTTCATAGGTCTTGATGCCAAGGCCGGAAAGCAGAGCCTTTACCGGTCTGCCGAGGAGAAAGTCCAGACCTTCCTTGTCAAAGGCCGAACGTTCCGGGATCAGTCGCCGCAGTTCCGCATCGTATACGGCCATGGCGTGCAGCTCGTTTCCGGCCTTTGTGTCGCCTTCGATCGCCCTGTTCGCCAGTTCGGAGAGCAGGGCGGCCGAACACCGCTCGTCATGCTCGTCGATGAGTTCGCGCAGGGGATGGCCCTCCGGAACGAGGTCGGCGCGCGTGAGGCGGTTTCTGTCGTAGATGGCGAGCAGCGGGGCCGGGTCGGAGCAGTTCAGGGCCTCGCATTCCACGGGGCGGGTGTCGTATATGCCGCAGGCGCGGGCCTCGTGGGAATAGAACACGCAGGCCCAGGTGCCGTCGCGGCCCTTGATCTTGAGGATTTCGGTTTCAAGGGGAAGGACCTTGCCCGCCGGCTGGTCCCATGCGTGCTCGCCAGCACGGATCGTCACGATCTGGCGCAGGTCGATGATTCCCTCCCGAATCAGGGGCATGTCCTCGACGTGCAGGGCCGGTCCGCCCTTGAGACAGCATTCCCCGCATCTTTTGCAGGGCGCGGTATTGGAATCTTGATTTTTCACCTTGGGGTTGCTCCTGGAAATGAATTGGGGTATCGCAATACGTGAATTAATTCCCGCGTTCGGGACCGATACTCCGCCTGGGGTGCGAACGCAACCCCGGGGCCATGTGGAGGACCCGGCGCAGGGGCGGCGCTTCAGGCCGCAATAGCAGGATTGACAGTACTTTCGGGATTTATCGGTTGACATAAAACCGGTTCCTCCCGTACATTTGCAGCCCTGCATACCTTGTGAATTATGGTGCAATACGCCATATTCGCCCCGCACTCAATGTGGAGGAAAGGCGTTCGGGCTTTCGGAAGCGATTGTGATTGGATTTTGACGGACCCGGACGAAGACGGTTGATGGCAACATCTTAATCAAACAATGGAGGTTAAGGGAATGGCGAAACACAAAACTCCTCTGTTGGATCAGCTGGAAAGCGGCCCGTGGCCCAGCTTTGTATCCGACGTCAAACAGGAGGCTGAAGCCCGCGCCAAGAATGAAAAGGGCCTCGACTACCAGATTCCCGTGGACTGCCCCGAGGATCTGCTTGGTGTTCTCGAACTGTCCTACGAGGACGGCGAGACTCACTGGAAGCACGGCGGAATCGTCGGCGTGTTCGGTTACGGCGGCGGCGTTATCGGCCGGTACTGTGACCAGCCCGAGAAATTCCCCGGCGTTGCCCATTTCCACACCATGCGCGTGGCTCAGCCCGCAGGCAAGTGGTACACCACCAAGTTCCTGCGCGATGTCTGCGACCTGTGGGACCTTCGCGGTTCCGGTCTGACCAACATGCACGGTTCCACCGGTGACATCGTGCTGCTCGGCACCACCACCCCTCAGCTCGAGGAAATCTTCTTCGAACTGACCCACAATCTGGACAACGACCTTGGTGGTTCCGGTTCCAACCTGCGTACCCCGGCCGCCTGCATGGGCATGTCCCGCTGCGAGTACGCCTGCTACAACACTCAGGAACTGTGCTACAACTTGACTCAGGAATACCAGGACGAACTGCATCGCCCGGCCTTCCCCTACAAGTTCAAGTTCAAGTTCGACGGCTGCCCCAACGGCTGCGTGGCCGCCATCGCCCGTTCCGACCTCGGTTTCCTCGGCACCTGGAAGGGCGCCATCCAGATCGATCAGGAAGCGGTTGCCGCCTACGTTGGTGGTGAGATCGCTCCGAACGCCGGCGCTCATGCCGACGGCGACTGGGGTGCTTTCGACATCCAGAAGGAAGTCGTGGACATCTGCCCGTCCCAGTGCATTTCCTACGAAGACGGCAAGCTCAAGATCGACAACAGCGAATGCGTGCGTTGCATGCACTGCATCAATACCATGCCTCGCGCCCTGAGGCCCGGTGTTGAGCGCGGCACCTCCATCTTCTGCGGTGCCAAGGCCCCGATCCTCGACGGCCCCCAGATGGGTTCCCTGCTCGTGCCTTTCGTCGAAGTCAACGCCGACGACGACTATCAGGCCATCAAGGACATCATCGAAGGCGTTTGGGACTGGTGGATGGAAGAAGGCAAGAACCGTGAGCGTGTTGGCGAGACCATGAAGCGTCTCGGCTTCGGTGCTCTGGTCCGCGCCGCTGGCGTGCCCTTCGATCCCCGCCAGGTGCAGGAACCCCGCCACAACCCGTACATCTTCTGGAAGGCAGACGATGTTGAGGGCGGATGGGACCGTGACATCAACGATTACCGCGAACGCCATCAGCGCTAAGCAAAAGGGGGAAAAAAATGGCTTTTATTTCTTCCGGATACAATCCCGAAAAACCGATGGAAGGCAGGATCACCGACATCGGGCCTCAGCACTTCGATAAATTCCTGCCCCCGGTTATCAAGAACAACTTCGGCAAGTGGCTTTACCACGAGATTCTGGAGCCCGGCCTTCTGGTTCACGTGGCCGAAAGCGGCGACAAGGTGTACACCATTCGCTGCGGCGCTGCCCGCCTGATGTCCGTCACCCTGATCCGTGAAGTCTGCGACATCGCCGACAAGTACTGCGGTGGCCATCTCCGCTTCACCACTCGTAACAACATCGAGTTCATGGTGGAGACCGAAGAGGATGCCAAGGCACTGAAAAAGCACCTCAACGACCAGAAGTTCGACGGCGGATCCTACAAGTTCCCCGTGGGCGGCACCGGTGCTGGCGTGACCAACATCGTTCACACCCAGGGTTGGGTCCACTGCCACACCCCGGCCACCGACGCCTCCGGTACCGTCAAGGCTACCATGGACGAAGTGTTCGAGGAATTCACTCACATGCGCCTGCCCGCGCCTGTGCGCATCTCCATGGCCTGCTGCCTGAACATGTGCGGCGCCGTCCACTGCTCCGACATCTCCATCCTCGGCATTCACCGCAAGCCGCCGATGATTGACCACGAGTACCTGGACAACCTGTGCGAGATCCCGCTGGCCGTTGCTGCTTGCCCCACCGGCGCCATTCGTCCTTCCAAGGTCGAGATCGACGGCAAGAGCTTCAAGACCGTTGCGGTCAAGGAAGAGCGCTGCATGTTCTGCGGCAACTGCTACACCATGTGCCCGTCCATGCCTCTTTCCGACAAGGAAGGCGACGGTATCGCACTGATGGTTGGCGGCAAGATCTCCAACCGCATCTCCAAGCCGGCCTTCTCCAAGGTCGTCGTGCCGTTCATCCCGAACGAGCCGCCTCGTTGGCCTACCATGACCAAGACCATCCGGAAGATTCTGGATGCCTACGCCAAGGGTGCCAACAAGTACGAACGCCTGGGCGACTGGGCCACCCGTATCGGTTGGGAACGTTTCTTCGAGGTCTGCGAGCTGCCCTTTACCGAGCACCTCATCGATGACTTCCGCGATCCCGCCTATTACACCTGGCGCCAGACTTCCCAGTTCAAGTGGTAGACAGGTAATTACTGGGGCGCGGCATTGTGCCGCGCCCCGTTTCAAATTAGGAAGGAGCGCACCATGCCTCTCGATATGGAAACTGCCAAGCAAACGATTCTGGACTTCTGCGAATCCAAGTCCAAATCCAAGAGCAAGTTTTATTTCAACGATTTCACCAAGCTGTTTCCGGACGCAAAGGCTCGTGAAGTCAAGAAGGTCCTGACCGCCCTCGTCAACGAGGAAAAGATGGTCTTCTGGTCTTCCGGTTCCACCACCATGTATGGTGTTGCCGGTGCCGGCAAACAGGCCAACGCCGAGGGCGAGGCCTAAGTCCCGCTGATCGACTGTCAACAAGCCTTGCCCATTTTGGTGGGCAAGGCTTTCGTGTCTTGTAAACAGTGCCGAATTCGACATTCCCCAGACTGGTTCTGGCCGGGCTTTCCGGCGGAACCGGCAAGACGATTCTCTCCCTTGGCCTGACGCGCGCCTTGAGCCGTTCGGGACGATCCGTGGTTCCCTTCAAGAAGGGCCCGGATTACATCGACGCGGCCTGGCTCGGCCTTGCTGCTGGTCGTGCCTGTTCGAATCTCGATCCCTATTTTCTGGACCGGGACACGCTCCGCTCCTTGTTCGCGCACCGTGCTGCCCAAGGTGACATTGCCGTTGTGGAAGGCAATCGCGGGCTATTCGACGGCATGGACGAGCAGGGCAGTTGTTCCACTGCCGAACTCGCCCGCCAGTTGAGCGCTCCGGTCATTCTGGCCATCGACTGCACCAAGATGACCCGTACGGTTGCCGCGATCGTGGCTGGATGCGCGGCCTTTGAAGAGGATTTTCATCTGGCCGGGGTCATTCTGAACCGTACGGCCGGGGAGCGCCATCGATCCATTCTTCGGCGCAGCATTGAAACCCACACTGATATTCCCGTTCTGGGGGCGCTTCCCAAGTTGGGGGAGAATCCCATTCCCGAGCGCCACATGGGCCTCGTGCCTGATCAGGAGTTCGGAAGCGAGGGGTACGAAACCGGGCAGAAAGCGCTTGATGCCTTGGCGTGCGTGGCCGAGGAATGGACCGATCTGGATGCCATTGTCCGGATTGCGGAGCAGGCGGCTGATTTCGGGTCGATCCCCGCGCCTCTCTGGCCGAATCCCAAGTCCCGACGTGCGCGGATAGGATATGTTCTGGATGCCGCGCTCTGGTTCTACTATCAGGAAAATCTCGAAGCTCTGGAGCATGCCGGAGCCGAGCTCGTTCCTCTGAGCCTGCTGTCCGACACCCCTTGGCCTGAGCTGGACGGCCTGTATCTGGGCGGAGGCTTTCCCGAAACCATGGCCGAACCGCTTGCCGCGAACGAGTCGATCCGCAACCATGTCCGCAAACTGTCCGAAAAGGGCATGCCCATCTATGCCGAGTGCGGCGGGTTCATGTACTTGTGCGAGGCGCTGGAATTTGAAGGGCGAACCTACCCCATGGCCGGAGTGTTTCCCGTGCGCACGCAGTTCTGCCCCAGGCCGCAGGGACTGGGCTATACGCGGGCCGAAGCCGTACTGGATTCCGTATTCTATGCCAGAGGTGATGTGATTTCCGGGCATGAATTTCATTATTCCCTGTGCGTGGCCGAGGTGCCCGGCGACCTGTCCTTTTCCCTGAAAATGCTCCGCGGCAAGGGCATGCTGGACGGGCATGACGGACTGATCATGCGCAACACCTTTGCCGGATACAATCACATCCATGCGCTGGCCGTGCCGCAATGGGC
Above is a window of Pseudodesulfovibrio tunisiensis DNA encoding:
- a CDS encoding YkgJ family cysteine cluster protein, whose product is MKNQDSNTAPCKRCGECCLKGGPALHVEDMPLIREGIIDLRQIVTIRAGEHAWDQPAGKVLPLETEILKIKGRDGTWACVFYSHEARACGIYDTRPVECEALNCSDPAPLLAIYDRNRLTRADLVPEGHPLRELIDEHDERCSAALLSELANRAIEGDTKAGNELHAMAVYDAELRRLIPERSAFDKEGLDFLLGRPVKALLSGLGIKTYETAGGIRLNIPSKGDRA
- the dsrA gene encoding dissimilatory-type sulfite reductase subunit alpha, with translation MAKHKTPLLDQLESGPWPSFVSDVKQEAEARAKNEKGLDYQIPVDCPEDLLGVLELSYEDGETHWKHGGIVGVFGYGGGVIGRYCDQPEKFPGVAHFHTMRVAQPAGKWYTTKFLRDVCDLWDLRGSGLTNMHGSTGDIVLLGTTTPQLEEIFFELTHNLDNDLGGSGSNLRTPAACMGMSRCEYACYNTQELCYNLTQEYQDELHRPAFPYKFKFKFDGCPNGCVAAIARSDLGFLGTWKGAIQIDQEAVAAYVGGEIAPNAGAHADGDWGAFDIQKEVVDICPSQCISYEDGKLKIDNSECVRCMHCINTMPRALRPGVERGTSIFCGAKAPILDGPQMGSLLVPFVEVNADDDYQAIKDIIEGVWDWWMEEGKNRERVGETMKRLGFGALVRAAGVPFDPRQVQEPRHNPYIFWKADDVEGGWDRDINDYRERHQR
- the dsrB gene encoding dissimilatory-type sulfite reductase subunit beta codes for the protein MAFISSGYNPEKPMEGRITDIGPQHFDKFLPPVIKNNFGKWLYHEILEPGLLVHVAESGDKVYTIRCGAARLMSVTLIREVCDIADKYCGGHLRFTTRNNIEFMVETEEDAKALKKHLNDQKFDGGSYKFPVGGTGAGVTNIVHTQGWVHCHTPATDASGTVKATMDEVFEEFTHMRLPAPVRISMACCLNMCGAVHCSDISILGIHRKPPMIDHEYLDNLCEIPLAVAACPTGAIRPSKVEIDGKSFKTVAVKEERCMFCGNCYTMCPSMPLSDKEGDGIALMVGGKISNRISKPAFSKVVVPFIPNEPPRWPTMTKTIRKILDAYAKGANKYERLGDWATRIGWERFFEVCELPFTEHLIDDFRDPAYYTWRQTSQFKW
- a CDS encoding dissimilatory sulfite reductase D family protein, which translates into the protein METAKQTILDFCESKSKSKSKFYFNDFTKLFPDAKAREVKKVLTALVNEEKMVFWSSGSTTMYGVAGAGKQANAEGEA
- a CDS encoding cobyrinate a,c-diamide synthase yields the protein MPNSTFPRLVLAGLSGGTGKTILSLGLTRALSRSGRSVVPFKKGPDYIDAAWLGLAAGRACSNLDPYFLDRDTLRSLFAHRAAQGDIAVVEGNRGLFDGMDEQGSCSTAELARQLSAPVILAIDCTKMTRTVAAIVAGCAAFEEDFHLAGVILNRTAGERHRSILRRSIETHTDIPVLGALPKLGENPIPERHMGLVPDQEFGSEGYETGQKALDALACVAEEWTDLDAIVRIAEQAADFGSIPAPLWPNPKSRRARIGYVLDAALWFYYQENLEALEHAGAELVPLSLLSDTPWPELDGLYLGGGFPETMAEPLAANESIRNHVRKLSEKGMPIYAECGGFMYLCEALEFEGRTYPMAGVFPVRTQFCPRPQGLGYTRAEAVLDSVFYARGDVISGHEFHYSLCVAEVPGDLSFSLKMLRGKGMLDGHDGLIMRNTFAGYNHIHALAVPQWAENFVSACTARR